AAATCGGGGCTCAGATCCACGACCTTCGCGCGAAAGATGTTTGCGATTTCGATGACCTCGCTGCGCTTCTTTCCTGCCGCCTTCACGCGGATCATGACGAGTTCGCGTTCCACGTGGGAGGTGCCTGTGAGGTCCGTCACCTCGATGGTTTCCACCAGTTTCTTCAGTTGTTTCTCGATCTGCTGAAGCACCTTGTCGTCGCCGCGCACGACGACGGTCATGCGGGATACGGCGGGATTCTCGGTTTCCGCCACGCAAAGGCTGTCAATATTGTAGCCTCGGGCGCTGAACAGGCCGGAAACACGGGCCAACACGCCGAATTGATTCTCGACGAGAATGCTCATGGTGTGTCTCATGATAACTCCCGACTCGCCGGCAACTGGTTCCGGCCTAGTTAACCGTATTCATTGTCCGTTCCAGCCCGCTGGTCACGAAGCTGAGCACGGCATCGGCCGCGCGGCCGATCATTTCCTCCACGTCCTGCCGTTCCGCGGCGGCAAAGTCACTCAGCACATGGTTCACCATGCCCGCCGGGTCTTCGACGGCGCCTACTCCCAGGCGAAGCCTGGGAAAGGCGTCGCTCGCAACATGTTCGATGATGGAGCGCAGCCCGTTATGGCCTCCCGCGCTTCCGTCGCCGCGCAACCGCAGCCGGCCCAAGGGCAAATTCACATCATCTACCACGACGAGCATGTCGGCGAGCCCGATGCCGGTATAGCGCAGGGCTCGTGCCGCGGCCAACCCGCTCTTGTTCATGAAGGTGAGCGGTTTCATGAGCACGAGCCGCTGGCCCTCGTGCGACGTCTCGGCCACCAGGGCGTGGTATTTCTCCTTGGAAAAGGACGCGCGCAGGCGTTCCGCCACGCGATCCAGGACCCTGAACCCGGCGTTATGCCGCGTATTGCGATATTTGGGACCCGGATTGCCTAACCCCACAATGAGTTTCACGCGCTTTTTCCTGATAACGCCGGCTATCCCCTGCCGCAAACGGCCCCGTTATCTCAATTCCAACACCTGATGAGCGGCAGGCCAAGGATAAGAACGCTATTCCTTCTTCTTTTTCTCGGAGGTTTCGCCTTTCTTGGGGGCTTCGCCGCCTTCCGTGCCTTCGGCTTCCGCGGCTGCGCCTTCGGCCGGCACTTCGCCTTCAGCCGGCACTTCGCCTTCCACAGGCGCTTCTTCAACGACGCGAGGCGCAAGCACCGCCGCGACAGCGCGGTCGGGCTCCGTGAGAACGGTCACGTTCGGCGGAATCTGCAGGTCTCTCACGTGGATGACCTCGCCGATGCCCAAGCCGGATATGTCCGCGGTGATCTTTTCAGGGACTTCGAGCGCAAAGCACTCGACTTCGAGTTCGCGCGACTGATGGTCGAGCACGCCGCCTTCCACGATTCCCCTGGCCTGGCCGGTAAGCACCAGCGGCACAAGGGTGCGAATGCGCTCATCGAGGCGGATCCGCATGAAGTCAGCATGCAGCACCTCCGCGCGAAACGGGTGATGCTGCACCGCCTTGAGCATGGCCGGGCTGTTCAGGTCGGGTTGGTTTTCGCATTCCAGCTGTACGATGGCGTGTTCGCCGCCCCGGCCGTGAATGAGATGCAAGAACTCCTTCTCGTTCACCTGCACGGATACCGCGCCTTTGTCCCCGCCATACAGCACCACGGGGATCTGGCCCGTCTTACGAAGTCTGTGCACAGCCCCTTTGCCGGTCCCTTCCTCTCGAAGGGTAATCGCTAGTTTCTTCAGTTCCATGGTGTATTGGCCTCCAAATCGAAGTCATTCGAACAAGATGCTTACTGATTCTTCCGCGTGGATACGGCGAATGCCCTCGGCGATCAGGGATGCGATCGACAGTACCTTTATCTTCGGGCAGGCCGCGGCCTCCTCGGACAAGGGTATGGAATCGCTTACCCAGACTTCCTCGAGCACGGAATTCGCGATGCGGCTCACGGCCTGGCCGCTGAACACCGCATGCGTGGCGCACGCGATGACATCAATAGCGCCCCGGGCCTTGATCGCCTCAGCGGCTTTAACGAGGGTGCCCCCCGTATCAATCAAATCGTCGAAGATGATTGCATGGCGATCTTTGACCTCTCCGATGAGGTTCATGACTTCCGAGACGTTCGCCTTGGGCCGGCGCTTGTCAACGATTGCGAGCGGGACCTCGAGCCGCTTCGCAAACCGGCGGATGCGGTGCACGCTGCCGGTGTCCGGCGACACCACGACAAAGTCGTTCGACGGCCGCAGTTGGCGGAAGTGTTTTGTAAACGCGACCTCGCCGCTGAGGTGGTCAACGGGGATATCAAAGAAACCCTGGATTTGGTCGCAGTGCAGGTCAACCGCCAACACGCGGTTGGCGCCCGCGGCAACTATGAGATTCGACACCAATTTGGCCGTGATGGGGACACGCGGCCGGTCTTTACGGTCCTGACGCGCATAGCCGAAGTAAGGCAGGACAGCCGTAATTCGGGCGGCGGATGCGCGGCGGGCCGCGTCGATTAGAATCAGCAGCTCGACCAGATGCTCGTTCACGGGGGGCGACGTGCTGTTGACCAGGAACACGTCCTTGCCTCGGATATTCTCTTGAAATTGGACACGTATCTCGCCGTCGCTGAAGCGCTGCACGTGTGCGTTGCCGCACTCGATACCCAGATGGGCGCAGAGCCGCTCCGTGAGAATGCCCGATGCTGTGCCGGAGAATACTTTCATTTCGTCGCTGTAGGCCAAACCACACCAACCCTTCGAACCGTTGCTTCGTCCGTGAGCCCTTCCCGGGTCTCGGCGGCCTCTCTTTGCCAGGCGGCGCCGCAGCTTCGTTCAAGCCCGGTTTGACCTGGCCGTGTACTCACACCCATGTTCGCCCCCGCGAGCCAATAACAGACCTGGCTGGGGCGGTAGGATTCGAACCTACGAATGTCGGCTCCAAAGGCCGATGCCGTACCACTTGGCTACGCCCCAGCGGAATACCGATACGTGATGCCTCCCCGGCGCCGAGCGTAGCGCGCGAGGCTCATACGCTGTAAGTTGGCTGCCTGGACCGCGTTGGCATGCCAAGGCAATTGGGAGAGTATAACAACGCGTTTGCAGGCAAGTCAATTTTTGCCCGCCGCGCCGCTCATGGATGGTTCCCAGCGTAGGCTGACTGATGGGACTTGGCGCGGCACTTGGACCGCAACCACATCCACGGCGCGACTGCCGGGGCGCGCCCGCTTTGGGGGTTCCTGCATCGAACGAAAGAGCCTGTCGAACACTTGCCGTATCCACTTCTCATAGGTGGCAGTCGTCTCGTCGCCTGTGCACGCTGCCGCATATAAGCATAGCCCTTTCTAAAGAGCTCACTCTCAGTCCGCATATGAGTCCCATTGGTCATTTATGCGTATGCGGCTTCTCTGACTTCGCGCTGAACTCCTCGAAATGCCCGTCTGAATTGGCGGACAGAAATATCGAGAGGAAGGCCATGAACGCACACGCGCAATAGTGCTAAAAGAGAGCATTGTGTTTTTCTCAAGAATCTGAAATAATGCCCGTAAGAGAGGGATTCTTGAGGCGCTTACTTCCAATACATAAGGAGGGGACGGCGATGAAACGAGGATTCACCTTGATCGAGCTTCTGGTCGTTATTGCTATCATCGGAATTCTTGCGGCAATCTTGCTGCCCGCGCTGGCGCGTGCGCGGGAAGCGGCACGGAGGGCCAGCTGTGCCAACAACCTTAAACAAATTGGGCTGATGTGCAAGATGTACTCAAACGAGTCGAGGGGGGAAAGATGGCCCCGGGCATACGGGGCTAACCCGTATGCGTTGACGGGGCCGAACCAGGCGCCCCCGGGCTGCCTGAATTACGGGACGGATTTGAGCATGGGCGTGGACACGGGGGCCCTGTATCCCGAGTATCTGACCGACCCGAACGTGTTGATTTGCCCCTCGTGGCCGCTCTATAACCAGCTGCCGGCCGTGGGTGTTGGCGTTATCGAGGACGACGGGTCGGGAACCTGCCAGTATGTGGGATTCATTTCGCAGCCCGGCGACTGCTACTTCTATTTCGGCTTCGCCTTTGACCGGTGCAACGATATCCCGGAGAACAACCTGGTGCCTTTCCTGTCGATTCCGGCAGTCCCTTCGCAATTGGTGGCGGGTTTCACAGCGC
This window of the Candidatus Hydrogenedentota bacterium genome carries:
- the ilvN gene encoding acetolactate synthase small subunit; amino-acid sequence: MRHTMSILVENQFGVLARVSGLFSARGYNIDSLCVAETENPAVSRMTVVVRGDDKVLQQIEKQLKKLVETIEVTDLTGTSHVERELVMIRVKAAGKKRSEVIEIANIFRAKVVDLSPDFIVVEGTGSAGKIKAFIDMMHPFGIEELVRTGKIAIGRSLNNDTRGR
- the pth gene encoding aminoacyl-tRNA hydrolase; this translates as MKLIVGLGNPGPKYRNTRHNAGFRVLDRVAERLRASFSKEKYHALVAETSHEGQRLVLMKPLTFMNKSGLAAARALRYTGIGLADMLVVVDDVNLPLGRLRLRGDGSAGGHNGLRSIIEHVASDAFPRLRLGVGAVEDPAGMVNHVLSDFAAAERQDVEEMIGRAADAVLSFVTSGLERTMNTVN
- a CDS encoding 50S ribosomal protein L25 codes for the protein MELKKLAITLREEGTGKGAVHRLRKTGQIPVVLYGGDKGAVSVQVNEKEFLHLIHGRGGEHAIVQLECENQPDLNSPAMLKAVQHHPFRAEVLHADFMRIRLDERIRTLVPLVLTGQARGIVEGGVLDHQSRELEVECFALEVPEKITADISGLGIGEVIHVRDLQIPPNVTVLTEPDRAVAAVLAPRVVEEAPVEGEVPAEGEVPAEGAAAEAEGTEGGEAPKKGETSEKKKKE
- a CDS encoding ribose-phosphate pyrophosphokinase; translation: MAYSDEMKVFSGTASGILTERLCAHLGIECGNAHVQRFSDGEIRVQFQENIRGKDVFLVNSTSPPVNEHLVELLILIDAARRASAARITAVLPYFGYARQDRKDRPRVPITAKLVSNLIVAAGANRVLAVDLHCDQIQGFFDIPVDHLSGEVAFTKHFRQLRPSNDFVVVSPDTGSVHRIRRFAKRLEVPLAIVDKRRPKANVSEVMNLIGEVKDRHAIIFDDLIDTGGTLVKAAEAIKARGAIDVIACATHAVFSGQAVSRIANSVLEEVWVSDSIPLSEEAAACPKIKVLSIASLIAEGIRRIHAEESVSILFE
- a CDS encoding DUF1559 domain-containing protein, translating into MKRGFTLIELLVVIAIIGILAAILLPALARAREAARRASCANNLKQIGLMCKMYSNESRGERWPRAYGANPYALTGPNQAPPGCLNYGTDLSMGVDTGALYPEYLTDPNVLICPSWPLYNQLPAVGVGVIEDDGSGTCQYVGFISQPGDCYFYFGFAFDRCNDIPENNLVPFLSIPAVPSQLVAGFTALAPLFTIGTFENNTVLEEDISGVKPDGNGGGDTIYRLREGIERFMVTDINNPAGGAMAQSELAVCFDGLTAGKENYMVMNHIPGGSNVLYMDGHVEFIRYPGEFPVTRSMAEMANLGM